CACTGGCGGGCGATGCTGTGGTTCCGACTCGCCATGATGCTGCTGGGCCTGATCGCCGGCTACGGCGGCGGCGCGGCTCTGGCGGTGTCCGGGTCGCCCGAGACCGCTGCCCTCAACACGGTCAGCCTGATGCTTGCCGGGATGTTCACGGGCCTGCTGCTCGCCCCCCGCGCGGAGAAGTTCGTGCTCGTCCAGACCGGAGGGCTGCGGCGCTGGTACGACCGCCTCTCGCCCAAGACCGTCACCGCCGCGACCTTCGGCCTCATCGTGGCCCTGCTCCTGAGCGTGCTGCTGGGCAACCTGCTGCGCGCGCTGCCCTTCGCCTCCTGGGGCCTGAGCCTGATCGTCACGGTGGTGCTGGCGGCCTTTTTCATCACCTTCGCGGTGCGCAACGCCGATGCCTTCGGGGCGTTGGCCTCGTCGCAGGTGCGGCGCAAGCCCGGCGGCAAACTCCTCGACAGCAGCGTGATCATCGACGGCCGCGTGCTGGAGCTGAGCCGCGCGGGCTTTCTGGAGGGCGAACTCGTGGTGCCCGCCTTTGTGCTGCGCGAATTGCAGACGCTGGCCGACAGTTCCGACCCTCAGAAACGCACGCGCGGCAAACGCGGCCTGAAGGTCCTTGAAGACCTCCGTGAGCAGCGTCCCCTGCACGTCGAGGACTGGGATGACCCCAACCTCGTGGGCGTGGACGACAAGCTCATCCGGCTGGCGCGCGAGACGGGTGCCCGTATCCTGACCAACGACAGCAACCTCATGCGGATTGCCAAGCTGCACGGCGTAGACGCCCTGAGTCTCCATGAGGCGGCCGTAGCCCTCAAGCCGCAGGTTCAGGCAGGCGATACCCTGACCATCACCATCACCAAGAGCGGCCAGCAGTCGGGGCAGGGCGTGGGATACATGGAAGACGGCACGATGGTCGTCGTCGAGGACGGTTTGAAACTACGCAACAAGCCGGTGCGCGTGGTCGTGGTGAACAACATGCAGACCAACGTGGGCCGCATGATCT
The DNA window shown above is from Deinococcus sp. Leaf326 and carries:
- a CDS encoding PIN/TRAM domain-containing protein codes for the protein MLWFRLAMMLLGLIAGYGGGAALAVSGSPETAALNTVSLMLAGMFTGLLLAPRAEKFVLVQTGGLRRWYDRLSPKTVTAATFGLIVALLLSVLLGNLLRALPFASWGLSLIVTVVLAAFFITFAVRNADAFGALASSQVRRKPGGKLLDSSVIIDGRVLELSRAGFLEGELVVPAFVLRELQTLADSSDPQKRTRGKRGLKVLEDLREQRPLHVEDWDDPNLVGVDDKLIRLARETGARILTNDSNLMRIAKLHGVDALSLHEAAVALKPQVQAGDTLTITITKSGQQSGQGVGYMEDGTMVVVEDGLKLRNKPVRVVVVNNMQTNVGRMIFARLDKEQVPA